In Streptomyces sp. NBC_01231, the sequence GCTGCTCGTCGATCTGGACGGTCCGGACGAGGCGCAGGCGTGGCATGCCGAACTGCTGCGCCGCATCGGCACGGGCGCCCTGGCGCCGGTGCGTGAGATCGTGCCGGGGGAGAAGACCGTGCTGCTGTACGGCGTGCGCGATCTCCCCGGCTTCCAGGCCGAGTTGGCCCGCTGGTCCGCGCCCCCGCCGGCGGCGGACAGCGGCGACCTGGTGGAGATACCCGTCCGGTACGACGGGGCCGACCTGGGCGTGGTGGCCGAGCTGTGGGGCATGAGCGAGGACGAGGTGGTACGGGTGCACAGCGGCGCCGAACACCGGGTGGCGTTCTCCGGTTTCGCCCCGGGATTCGCGTACATGACGGGACTGGGCGAGCCGTACGTCGTGCCGCGCCGGGCGGAGCCGCGCACCTCCGTGCCGGCCGGGTCGGTGGCCCTGGCCGGTCACTACACAGGCATCTACCCCCGCAGCTCGCCGGGCGGGTGGCAGTTGATCGGCAGGACATCGGTGACGCTGTGGGACCTGGAACGGCAGCCTGCGGCCTTGCTCGTACCGGGCACCCGGGTGCGTTTCGTACCTCTTTCCGAGGAGGTGACCGCATGAGCGACGGCAAGGTGGAAGTGGTGCGGGCCGGTGCGCTGACCACCGTCCAGGACCAGGGACGGTTCGGGCACGCGGCGCTCGGCGTACCCCGCTCCGGCGCCCTGGACCAGCCGGCCCACCGGCTGGCGAACCGGCTGGTGGGCAACGCCGCCGACGCCGCCACCCTGGAGACCACCCTGACCGGCGTGGCCGTACGCGCCACCCGGCCGGTGACCGTGGCCGTCACCGGGGCACCCGCCCCGGTACGCGTCGACGGCCGGCCGGCGGCCTGGGGCAGCCCCGTCCACCTGCCGGCCGGTGCGGTGCTCGACGTGGGCACCGCCACCTTCGGGCTGCGCTGCTACCTCGCCCTGAGCGGAGGCATCGCCGTATCTCCGGTCCTCGGCAGCCGCTCCACCGACCTGCTGTCCGGGCTGGGCCCCGCGCCCCTCAAGGACGGCGACGTCCTGCCCCTGGGCGAACCGGCGGGCGCCGCCCCACCCCACCACCACCTGACCCTGTGGGACGGGCCCCCGCGCGAACTGGTGCTCCCGGTGCTGCTCGGCCCGCGCGACGACTGGTTCACCGCCACCGCCCTTCGCACCCTCGCGGCGGGCCGCTTCTCCGTGTCCCCCAACAGCAACCGCATCGCCCTGCGGATGAACGGACCCGCCCTGGAACGAGCGGTGGACGGCGAACTCCCCAGCGAGGGCATGGTCCTCGGCGCGGTCCAGGTGCCGCCCGACGGCAGGCCCGTGCTCTTCCTCGCCGACTCCCCCACCACCGGCGGATACCCCGTCATCGGCGTCGTCCCCGAGACCGGTCTGTCCGCCGCCGCCCAGGCCCCGCCGGGCCTTCCCGTCCGCTTCGCACCGCTTCGTCACGCTGCGGACCGGCGCCCCGCGGTACAGGCACGGGCTGACGGGCTGACGGGCTGACGGGCTGACGGGCTGACGGGCTGACGGGCTGACCAGGGTGAACCCCGGCGACATGGAACGGCGAGGCTAGGCCCCCCGGAACCGTCGGACATAACGCGCCTGCCAGGGCGTCTCGACCGCGTGCCGGTCGTAGTGCTCGCGGACATAGGCGACGGCCTGCTCCGGCGGTACGCCGTCCAGGACCGCGAGACACGCCAGCGCCGTCCCCGTACGCCCCCGGCCGCCGCCACAGGCGAGTTCGACGCGCTCGTCGGCGGCCCGCTCCCACGCCTCGGTGAGCATCGCGCGGGCAGCCTCCCGGTCCTTCGGCAGCCGGAAGTCGGGCCAGCGGATCCAGCTCGACTCCCAGGCGACCTCGGGCGGCCGCCCGCCGAGGAGGTAGACGCCGTACGACGGTGCCGGCGCGTCCGGATCGAGCGGGCGCCGCAGGCCCCGGCCCCGCACCAGCCGCCCGGACGGCAACCGCAGTACCCCGGCGGCCCGTTCACCCCACGGTTCCCGGTTCCCCCGGCTGTCACCGACCTCTTGTCTCGTCACGGGACCATTCGAACCCGGTGTCGGATCCCGGGCAACCGAATCGGCCGAGACGGTGGTCTGAAGGGCGAGGGAGGGTGCTTGATGCAGGCCGAACAAGAGGAACGGTTCCAGGAATTCGTCAGAGCGCGGTGGTCCCGTCTCGTACGGACCGCCTATCTGCTGACCGGCGACGCACACCACGCCGAGGACCTGACGCAGACCGCGCTGGCGAAGGTGTACCGCTCCTGGCGGCGCGTGTCACGCAGTGACAATCCAGAGGCTTATGTCCGACGGATTCTCGTCAACTGCAACACTGACCGCTTCCGCAAGCAGCGGGTCACGGAGGCGCTGACGGCGGCGCCGCCGGAGACGGCGGCGCGCGACGCGATCTCCTGGGCCGACGAGCGCAGCGCACTGCTCGGCGCGCTGGCCGGGCTGCCGCCCCAGCAGCGGGCGGTGATCGTCCTGCGGTACTGGGAGGACATGTCGGGGGCGGAGGTCGCCGAGGTCCTCGGCTGTTCCCCCGGCACGGTGAAGAGCCAGGCGTCCAAGGGACTGGCGAAGTTGCGTGCGTATCCGGGGCTCGCGCAGGTCATGGACGGACCTGACCGCGCCCGCACCGGCAAGGAAGAGACACCGTCCCGGCAGGGAGGTACCAGGTGAACGACGACCAGTGGCGGGGACAGGACGGCGAGGCGGACGCCGACGCGGGCGTGGGCGGGGACTTCGAGGAGCACGTGCGTGAGCTGCTCGCCGAGGGCGCCTACACGATCCGGCCGTCGCCGGCCCCGTTTCCCGAGATCCGCCGCCGGGGCGTGGTCGAGCGGCGGCGCCGGGTGGCGGTGGCCGGGGCGGTACTGGTGACGCTGGCCGCGGTTCCCGTGGGCGCGTACGCGCTGGGCGCGCCGAGCGGGGATGCCCGGACGGCGGCTTCGAAGCCGTCGGCGAGTGCCACGCTCGCCACAACACCGACGCCGACGCCCTCACCGACCCCGACCGGGCCCGCCGGACCTGCCACACCGGGGCAGTTGCTCGACGGGATCACACCGGCGCAGGCCTCGGACGGGCTGGAGAAGTGCCTGGCCGACGACCGGAAGTACGCCTCCGGCCGCAGCGACGACCCGGACCTCGGCACGGTCGACGGCTACCGGATCATCCTGGCGATGAACAGCACCGGCGATTCCAACGCGCCCGGCGACGGCATCTTCGTCGTCGCCGTGAAGGAGAAGCCGACGCAGACGCGGCTGATCTGCGACGTCAAGCCCGGTGAGGATTCGGGGATCAACACCAGTCTCGGCGGTGACCGGCTGCCGGACTCCCCACCCGTGCAGGCCGACATCAACGGCGGCAAGCTGTACCAGCAGTCGTTCCTCGACAAGGGCGCCTGGAAGCTGCCGTTCCGTTGGGGTGTGATCGGCACGGTCGAGCCGTCCGTGGCCAAGGTGACCGTCTCCTACGGCGGCGCCACCAGCGAGGCCGCCCTCGACCACGGCTGGTTCGTCGCCTCCGGCACCCTGAACCAGCAGGTCACCGTCGCACCCCGCATCAAGGGCTATGACGCCGACGGCACGCTGCTCTACGACTCCGACAACGACGAGTCGTACGAGAAGACCCTCCCGTAACACCAGTACTCCGGGGGCGCCGTACAGGGGTCGGCGCCCCCGGAGCCGGTCGGGCGGGGCAGCCGTCGACCGTCGGCCGTCAGCTGGTCCCCGGTGTCACCACCCCCGACTCGTACGCCACGACGACGAGTTGGGCCCGGTCCCGCGCCCCGAGCTTTCCCATGATCCGGCTGACGTGGGTCTTCGCGGTCAGCGGACTGAGCCCCAACGTCTCGGCGATCTCCGTGTTGTTGAGCCCGCGCGCGACCAGCGCGAGGACCTCCCGCTCCCGCTGCGACAGACACTCGGGTCCGTCCCCGGTCATCGGCGCGGACGGGCTGCGCAGGAACCGTGCGATCAGCCGGGCGGTGGGCCCGGGCGACAGCAGCGCTTCCCCGGCGGCCACCGTGCGGATGGCGTCGAGGAGTTCGGCCGGACGGGTGTCCTTCACGAGGAACCCCGAAGCGCCGGCGCGCAGCGCCTCGACGATGTTCTCGTCGGTGTCGTAGGTGGTGAGGACCAGCACCCTCACGCCGGCCAGGTCCTCGTTCGCGGCGATCAGCCGGGTCGCCTCGATGCCGTCGAGGTCGGGCATCCGCAGGTCCATCACCACGAGGTCGGCCCGGGTGGCGGCGGCCAGCCGCGCGGCCTCCCGCCCGGTGGCCGCCTGCCCGACCACCTCCATGTCCGGCGCCGACTCGACGAGCATCGCGAACGCCTCCCGTACGAGGGTCTGGTCGTCGGCGAGCAATACCCGGACGGTCATCCGGTCCCCCGTTCGAACGTGGCCGAGGCGAGCGGCAGGACGGCGGTCACCTCGAAGCCGCCCCCGCCCCGTGGTCCGGCGTCGAGTGTGCCACCCACGCTGCGGGCCCGCTCGCGCATTCCGGCCAGCCCGTAACCGGGGGCGGTGCCCGGTTGGGTTCCAGACTTCCGGCGGAGCGGGGGCAAATCGTCGGACGAGAGGGCGAGTTGAGGGGTACTGCGTGGGGTGACGGTGGTCCGGGACTACTCCCTGGGGAGTAACGGCGGGCGTGCCGCGACGGACGACGACGGGCCGCCTCGGACCGCGACCCTCTACGACGGCGTCCGGGCCGCCGCGAGCAGTCGGGTCACGTCGTCCGCGCAGATGGTCAGCGCGGCGCCCACGGTGGTGAGGGCGTCGCGTTCGGCGGGGGTGTACGGACCGTCGGCGAGCGCGATGCGCGCGCCCTGGACGAGGATCGACTCACGGCCGGCCGGGGCGAGGTGGGCGGCCAGCGGGTCGAGGGCCTCGTGGAGCTCTATGGCGAGGCCCGTTCCGCAGGGGCGGTCGTAGAACCGGCCGGTGTCGGCGGCGAGGGCCTCGACCAAGGCCTCCAGCTGCTCCTCGGTGCAGTCGTCGAAGCCGGCGGCGCGGACCGTGGCGGCGGCGGTCTCCAGGGACGTACGGGAGCAGGTGCCGCCCGCGGCGAGGACCGCGAGGGCGACGGTGTGGACGGCGTCGCGGAGCATCGCGGAGAAGCGGGTGGTGGTCGGGTGGTCGAGGACGTCGGTCCCGAAGTGGCTGCGGCAGGCGGCGCACTCGACGACCGGGCCGGTCTCGCCGCGCGGGACGACGGGCATACCGAGGAAGGTGAAACGGCGGCGCCCGGTGAGCCGCTGGTAGTTGCGGTCGCCGCCGCAGCCGGGGCAGAAGAACTCGCCGTCGCCGACGGTCGTCCACGCGGTACGGGTGCCCAGGAGGCGCGCAGGCCTGGCGGCAGAGCCGGTTCGTCCCCGTCCTGGCAGCACGTCGCACCTCCGTAACCCCGCGGCAACATCGCCGCGCTTGCGTGATGTTAGCCACATCCGCCAGGTGGAGTCATTACCCCGGAGGAGACCTTTCCGTGACCTCCACAGGGATTGGCCGGTATACGACGGGGCCCCGCCCGCCGTACGAACGGCGAACGGGGCCCTAAACCGCTGGTGAGGCTGATCAGCGTGCCGCGCGGTTGACGGCGGAGACGACCGCCTTCAGTGACGCACGTGTCGTGTTCGCATCGATGCCGATTCCCCAGATGACCTTGCCGTCGATCGCGCATTCGATGTAGGAGGCGGCCTGCGCGGAGGCACCCTCGCTCATCGTGTGCTCCTGGTAGTCCAGCAGACGGGCGTCGATCCCGATGCCCTGCAGCGCGTGGAAGAACGCGGAGATCGGACCGTTGCCGGTGCCGACCAGCGTGGTCTCGACGCCGTCCACCTCGGCCTCGACCGTGAGCGTGTCCACGCCGTCCTTGTCCGTCGTCGACTGCCCGTTCCTGACCTGGATACGGCCCCACGGGTTCTCGGGGTTGGGCAGGTACTCGTCCTGGAAGGTGGCCCAGATGGCGCCGCCGGTGACCTCGCCGCCCTCGGCGTCCGTCTTGGCCTGGATGAGCTTGGAGAACTCGATCTGCATCCGGCGCGGCAGGTCCAGCTTGTGGTCGTTCTTCAGGACGTACGCGATACCGCCCTTGCCGGACTGCGAGTTGACCCGGATGACGGCCTCGTAGGAACGGCCGACGTCCTTCGGGTCGATCGGCAGGTACGGCACGGCCCACTCGATGTCGTCGACGGTGACGCCCTTCGCGGCCGCGTCGGCCTCCATGGCGTCGAAGCCCTTCTTGATGGCGTCCTGGTGGGAGCCGGAGAAGGACGTGTAGACCAGGTCGCCCACGTACGGGTGGCGCGGGTGGACCTCCATCTGGTTGCAGTACTCCCACGTACGACGGATCTCGTCGATGTCGGAGAAGTCGATCTGCGGGTCGACGCCCTGCGAGAACAGGTTCATGCCCAGGGTGACCAGGTCGACGTTGCCGGTGCGCTCGCCCTGGCCGAACAGGCAGCCCTCGACGCGGTCGGCGCCGGCCATCAGCGCCAGTTCGGCGGCGGCGACGGCGGTTCCGCGGTCGTTGTGGGGGTGGACGGAGATGACGACGTGCTCGCGGCGGGAGACGTTGCGGCTCATCCACTCGAAGCGGTCCGCGTGCGTCGACGGCGTCGAACGCTCCACGGTGGCGGGCAGGTTGAGGATGATCTCGCGGCCCGGGCCGGGCTGCCAGACGTCCATGACCGCCTCGCAGACCTCCAGCGCGAAGTCCAGCTCGGTGTCGGTGAAGATCTCGGGGCTGTACTGGTAGCCGAACTCCGTCTCGGGGCCCAGGTGCTTCTCGGCGTACTCCATGACCAGCCGGGTGCCGTCGACCGCGATCTGCTTGATGTCGTCCTTGGAGCCGCGGAAGACGACCCGGCGGAAGACGGGAGCCGTGGCGTTGTACAGGTGGACCGTGGCGCGCTTGGCGCCCTTCAGGGACTCCACGGTCCGCTCGATCAGGTCCTCGCGGGCCTGGGTCAGTACGGAGATGGTGACATCGTCGGGGATCGCGCCGGGCTCCTCGACGATGGAGCGCACGAAGTCGAAGTCGGTCTGGCCGGAGGCGGGGAAGCCGACCTCGATCTCCTTGTAGCCCATCTTGACCAGCTGGTCGAACATCCGGCGCTTGCGCTCGGGCGACATCGGGTCGATCAGGGCCTGGTTGCCGTCACGCAGGTCGGTGGAGAGCCAGCGGGGAGCGACGGTGATCCGGTTGTTCGGCCACGTGCGGTCCGGGATGTCGACCTGGTCGTACTGGCCGTACTTGTGGATCGGCATGGAGGTGGGCTGCTGGCGGTTCGCCATGATGCGGGGGCTCCTCGAAGGCGGGTCCTGAAGGACGGCCGACGGCGGAAACGCCAAAACTCCGCGGGGAGGGGGTCGGCCTCGATTACAGGCCCTCGCCGCGGCAGCTAAGGAGAAGCAGCCCGAAACGCATGATGCCGCAGCCTAGCCGAGCCGCACCCGACGCGCGGGCCCGTATCAGTATGCGGGACCGCCCGCACAAGAAGGGGCCTATGGGGCAAAAAGTGCGCTATACCACTTCGCCACCCATCGCGATGCCCGTTGGCGACCCATTTCACCAATCATGGTTGCGGGTAGTGACAGCTCGATAACTCAGTGCAAGGGTGCCCGGCATGACCACCAACGGGGGCTTCGAGCCCGTCTTCTGCACCATCGTGCCACCCCACCTCCTCGACAGGCTCGCCCGCAGCGAGGACCCGGCCCTGTCCGGGCCCGCCCGGCGGACCCTGCTCCGCGACGCCCACGAACGCGGCCGCCGCCGGGTGAGCGCCGAGTTCGGCCTGTCCGCCGCCCCGACCACGAAGGCACCGGCGGACCAGCCGCTGCGCACCCTCTACGACGCCGGGCACAAGACCGACCTGCCGGGCACCGAAGTGCGCGCGGAGGGCTCGGAGCCCGGCCAGGACGCCACGGTCAACCGCGCCTACTCCGGCCTCGGCGCCACCTTCGACCTCTACCTCAAGGCCTACGGCCGCCACTCGATCGACGGCGACGGCCTGCCCCTGGACGCGACCGTCCACTACGACGAGAACTACGGCAACGCCTTCTGGAACGGCGAGCAGATGGTGTTCGGCGACGGTGACGGCGAGATCTTCCTCGACTTCACCCTCCCGATCGACGTCATCGGCCACGAACTGACCCACGGCGTCACCCAGTACACGGCCAACCTCACGTACTTCGGGCAGCCGGGCGCCCTCAACGAGTCGATGTCCGACGTCTTCGGCTCGCTCATCAAGCAGTACACACTCGGCCAGACCGCCACCGAGGCCGACTGGCTGATCGGCGCGGGCCTGCTCGCCCCGAGCGTCACCGGCAAGGCCCTGCGTTCCATGAAGGAACCGGGCAGCGCGTACGACGACGACGTCCTCGGCAAGGACCCGCAGCCCGCGACCATGGACGACTACGTCCGCACCGGCCGCGACAACGGCGGCGTCCACATCAACTCCGGCATCCCCAACCACGCGTTCTACCTGGCCGCCACCGCGCTCGGCGGCTACGCCTGGGAGAAGGCGGGACAGGTCTGGTACGACGCCCTGACCGGCGGCGAGCTCACGGAGCGGGCGTTCTTCGGCGACTTCGCCAAGCTGACCGTCAAGGCCGCGCGCGAGCGCTTCGGCGACGGCGGCGAGGAACTCCAGGCGGTGGAGAAGGCGTGGGAGCAGGTCGGGGTGCGCATTCTCTGACTCCGTACTAGACAGGAGCCATGCGTATTCAGGTACGGCGCACGGGCGGGTTCGCGGGCATCGAGCGGCATGCCGAGGTGGAGACCTCGGAGCGGCCCGATGCCCACGAATGGCACGCCCTCGCCGAGAAGGCAGTCGCCGCGGGGCGGGACACGCCGCCGATCGGGGTGCCGGACGGCTTCGGCTACCAGATCACGGTGGACGGGAAGACGGTGTACGCGGCCGATCCCCGGCTCACGGACGAGCAGCGGAAGCTGATCTCCCGGGTGCTCAAGGAAGGCGCGTAACTCGTTCTTCGCGCCTGCCCGTTGACTTCCCTACCCGCCAGTACCGATGATCCGGCGCATGGCGACGAACCCGATACCCCAGTTCCCGGACGGCTTCCTGTGGGGCGTCTCGACCTCGGCCCACCAGATCGAGGGAGCGGTGGACCAGCGTGAGCCGTCCGTCTGGGACGCCTTCTCGGCCGAGCCCGGGCGGGTGAAGGACGGCTCCACCGCGGCGGTGGCCTGCGACCACTACCACCGCTACGGCGAGGACGTGGCCCTGCTGGCCGGCCTCGGTGTGGACGCGTACCGCTTCTCCATCTCCTGGCCGCGGGTGCGCGCCGAGGGCGGCCTGGACTTCTACGACCGCCTGGTCGACGAGCTGTGCGCGGCGGGCGTCCGCCCGGTCCCGACCCTCTTCCACTGGGACCTGCCGCTGGCCCTCGAGGAGGCGGGCGGCTGGCTGGAACGGGACACGGCGTCGCGCTTCGCGGAGTACGTGTCCGTCGTCGCCGACCGGCTCGGTGACCGCGTGAAGAAGTGGATCACGATCAACGAGCCCGCCGAGCACACCCTGTTCGGGCACGCGCTGGGCGCACACGCGCCGGGCAAGCGGCTGATGTTCGACGCGCTCCCGGCCGCCCACCACCAGTTGCTGGCCCACGGTCTGGCCGTGCGGGCGCTGCGCGCGGGCGGCGCCACGGACATCGGGATCGCCAACTCGCACGGGCCGACGTGGCCGGCGTCGCGGGAGCAGGCCGACCTGGAGGCGGCGGGCTTCTACGACCTCCTCCTCAACCACCTGTTCTCGGACCCGGTCCTGCTCGGTGAATACCCGGAGGGCATCGGCGAGTTGATGCCGGGCGACGTGGCCGCCGACCTCAAAATCATCGGGGAGCCTCTCGACTGGTACGGCGTCAACTACTACGCGCCGACCCGGGTGGGCGCCCCGCAGGGCGCGGACATCGAGTTCGGCGGGCTGACGATCCCCGCCGAACTCCCCTTCTCGGTGCGGGAGATCGAGGGCGTCCCGGTGACGGACTTCGGCTGGCCGGTGGTCCCGGCGGGCCTGACCGAACTGCTCACCGGTCTCCACGAGCGGTACGGCGACCGGCTCCCCCCGATCGTCATCACCGAGAACGGCTGTTCCTACGAGGGTGTCGACGACCAGTCCCGGATCAGCTACCTCGACGGCCACATCCGCGCCCTGCACGAGGCGTCGGAGGCGGGCGTGGACGTCCGCGGCTACTTCGTGTGGTCGCTGCTGGACAACTTCGAGTGGGCGGAGGGGTACGCGCGGCGGTTCGGGTTGGTCCACGTGGACTTCGAGACCCTCGCCAGGACCCCCAAGTCGTCGTACGGGTGGTACCAGGAGCTGCTGCGCGCGCAGCGCTCCGACTGAAACCCGGGCCACCGGCCCGTCCGGACCGTCCGGATTCCTTCTCCCCCCTGCGGGGGACGCGTCCCCCGCCCGCGGGGGATCTCTCCCCGCCGTCCGACAGCTGTACTGAAGCAGTCGGAGACAGACGGTGGAAAGGGGTTGCGATGCGAACGGGCAACAGACGTCGGCGGACGGCAGCGGTGGCGGTGGTGGCCGGGATTCTCGCCCTGACGGGAGCCGCGCCAGCGGCGCCGACGACGGCGATGGCGGCGGTGACAGCAGACGGGGCGGGGCCTCGCCAGGGCGACATACTCGACGCCCTCCACTCGTTGCCCGGCCTGCGTGTGATCGAGGAGCGGCCGGCCGCGGACCCGGGGTACCGCTTCTTCGTCCTGGGCCTGCGCCAGCCCGTCGATCACGCCCGTCCGTCGGCGGGCACCTTCGAGCAGCGCCTGACCCTGCTCCACAGATCGGCGGACCGCCCCACGGTGCTGTTCACGACGGGTTACGACCTGCCGCTGTCACCGCGTCGGACCGAGCCGACCGTGCTGCTCGACGGCAACCAGATCGGCGTCGAGCACCGCTTCTTCGGCACCTCCCGGCCGACGACGGAGGACTGGTCGCGGCTGACCGTCCGGCAGGCCGCCGACGACCACCACCGTGTCGTGCGGCTGTTCAAACAGCTGTATCGCGGGACGTGGATCTCGACGGGCGGCAGCAAGGGCGGGATGACCTCCGTCTACCACCGCCGGTTCCACCCGGACGACGTGGACGGCACGGTGGCGTACTCGGCCCCGAACAACGTCGACGACCGCGACGACTCCGCCTATCTCCGGTTTCTGGAGACCGTGGGCACGGCCTCCTGCCGCGAGGACATAGCGACGGCGCAGCGGCAGGCGCTCCTGCGCCGGGACGAGATGGTCGCCCGTTACGAAGCCTGGGCGGCGTCCACGGGTGACACGTTCCGGATCGTGGGCAGCGCCGACAAGGCCTTCGAGACGGCGGTGCTACGCGCTTCACTGATGTTCTGGCAGAACCGCGGGGCGTCGGCCTGCGCCACCGTGCCGGCCCCGGACGCGTCGACCGACGAGCTCTACGCCTGGCTGGAAACCACCTCGGTGCTCCCGGTCTACGCCGACCAGGTCGCACGGGGCTACATCCCGTACTTCTACCAACTAGGCACTCAGCTGGGGTACTTGGCTGTCCCCACCGCCCACCTGAAGGGGCTGTTGCGCTACCCGGACGCCACCGAGCCACGCAACTTCGTGCCCCGTGACATCCCGCTGCGCTTCGACCACCGCGCGATGCCCGACATCGACCGCTGGGTCCGCCAGAAGGGCAGCCGGCTCCTCTTCGTCGACGGCGCCCAGGACCCCGCGGTGGCCGAGCCCTTCCGCCTGGGGCGCGGCACCGTCGACTCCCGCCGCTACCTTGCTCCCGACACCGATCACCACACCACCATCGCGGCCCTCGCCCCCGGGGACCGAGCGGAAGCCACGGCCATGCTCCTGCGCTGGGCGGGCGAACGCCGGGGCCTGTCCTAGAAGCCCAGCTTGCGCAGCTGCCGAGGGTCGCGCTGCCAGTCCTTCGCGACCTTCACGTGCAGGTCGAGGAAGACCGGCGTCCCGAGCAGCGCCTCGATCTGCTTGCGGGACTTGATGCCGACGTCCTTCAGCCGCTTGCCCTTGGGGCCGATGATGATGCCCTTCTGGCTGGGCCGCTCGATGTAGACGAAGGCGTGGATGTCGAGGAGGGGCTTGTCGGCGGGCCGGTCCTCGCGGGGGATCATCTCCTCCACGACGACGGCGATGGAGTGGGGCAGCTCGTCGCGCACGCCCTCCAGCGCGGCCTCACGGATCAGCTCCGCGATCATGACCTGCTCGGGCTCGTCGGTGAGGTCACCCTCGGGGTAGAGGGCCGGTCCCTCGGGAAGCATCGGGATCAGCAGGTCCGCCAACAGGTCGACCTGCTGGTTCGCGGTCGCCGACACCGGGACGATCTCCGCCCACTCGATGCCGAGCTCCTTGCCGAGCTGGTCGACGGCGATCAACTGCTCGGCCAGCGTCTTGGAGTCGACGAGGTCCGTCTTGGTGATGATCGCGACCTTCGGGGACTTCTTGATCCCCGCAAGTTCCTTCACGATGAAGCGGTCACCGGGGCCGAGCTTCTCGTTCGCCGGCAGACAGAAGCCGATCACGTCGACCTCGGCCCAGGTGGTCCGCACGACGTCGTTCAGCCGCTCGCCGAGCAGCGTGCGCGGCTTGTGCAGCCCCGGGGTGTCCACCAGGATCAGCTGGGCCTCGGGCCGGTGCACGATCCCCCGTACCGTGTGCCGCGTCGTCTGCGGCTGGTTCGCGGTGATCGCCACCTTCTGCCCGACCAGAGCGTTCGTGAGGGTGGACTTGCCCGCGTTGGGGCGGCCCACGAAGCAGGCGAAGCCGGCGCGGTGGGGGACCGACGACGACGCCGACGGCTCGGATGACTGACTGCGAACGCTCATGGCGCCCATTCTCCCTGATCCAAAGAGCCCCGCCGCACAAGCGTCCGCCCCCAGTCCTCCCCGTGAGC encodes:
- a CDS encoding allophanate hydrolase subunit 1, which translates into the protein MRLLPVGQDSLLVDLDGPDEAQAWHAELLRRIGTGALAPVREIVPGEKTVLLYGVRDLPGFQAELARWSAPPPAADSGDLVEIPVRYDGADLGVVAELWGMSEDEVVRVHSGAEHRVAFSGFAPGFAYMTGLGEPYVVPRRAEPRTSVPAGSVALAGHYTGIYPRSSPGGWQLIGRTSVTLWDLERQPAALLVPGTRVRFVPLSEEVTA
- a CDS encoding biotin-dependent carboxyltransferase family protein, which codes for MSDGKVEVVRAGALTTVQDQGRFGHAALGVPRSGALDQPAHRLANRLVGNAADAATLETTLTGVAVRATRPVTVAVTGAPAPVRVDGRPAAWGSPVHLPAGAVLDVGTATFGLRCYLALSGGIAVSPVLGSRSTDLLSGLGPAPLKDGDVLPLGEPAGAAPPHHHLTLWDGPPRELVLPVLLGPRDDWFTATALRTLAAGRFSVSPNSNRIALRMNGPALERAVDGELPSEGMVLGAVQVPPDGRPVLFLADSPTTGGYPVIGVVPETGLSAAAQAPPGLPVRFAPLRHAADRRPAVQARADGLTG
- a CDS encoding protein phosphatase — translated: MTRQEVGDSRGNREPWGERAAGVLRLPSGRLVRGRGLRRPLDPDAPAPSYGVYLLGGRPPEVAWESSWIRWPDFRLPKDREAARAMLTEAWERAADERVELACGGGRGRTGTALACLAVLDGVPPEQAVAYVREHYDRHAVETPWQARYVRRFRGA
- a CDS encoding SigE family RNA polymerase sigma factor is translated as MQAEQEERFQEFVRARWSRLVRTAYLLTGDAHHAEDLTQTALAKVYRSWRRVSRSDNPEAYVRRILVNCNTDRFRKQRVTEALTAAPPETAARDAISWADERSALLGALAGLPPQQRAVIVLRYWEDMSGAEVAEVLGCSPGTVKSQASKGLAKLRAYPGLAQVMDGPDRARTGKEETPSRQGGTR
- a CDS encoding response regulator transcription factor codes for the protein MTVRVLLADDQTLVREAFAMLVESAPDMEVVGQAATGREAARLAAATRADLVVMDLRMPDLDGIEATRLIAANEDLAGVRVLVLTTYDTDENIVEALRAGASGFLVKDTRPAELLDAIRTVAAGEALLSPGPTARLIARFLRSPSAPMTGDGPECLSQREREVLALVARGLNNTEIAETLGLSPLTAKTHVSRIMGKLGARDRAQLVVVAYESGVVTPGTS
- a CDS encoding TerB family tellurite resistance protein; protein product: MLPGRGRTGSAARPARLLGTRTAWTTVGDGEFFCPGCGGDRNYQRLTGRRRFTFLGMPVVPRGETGPVVECAACRSHFGTDVLDHPTTTRFSAMLRDAVHTVALAVLAAGGTCSRTSLETAAATVRAAGFDDCTEEQLEALVEALAADTGRFYDRPCGTGLAIELHEALDPLAAHLAPAGRESILVQGARIALADGPYTPAERDALTTVGAALTICADDVTRLLAAARTPS
- the leuA gene encoding 2-isopropylmalate synthase, with protein sequence MANRQQPTSMPIHKYGQYDQVDIPDRTWPNNRITVAPRWLSTDLRDGNQALIDPMSPERKRRMFDQLVKMGYKEIEVGFPASGQTDFDFVRSIVEEPGAIPDDVTISVLTQAREDLIERTVESLKGAKRATVHLYNATAPVFRRVVFRGSKDDIKQIAVDGTRLVMEYAEKHLGPETEFGYQYSPEIFTDTELDFALEVCEAVMDVWQPGPGREIILNLPATVERSTPSTHADRFEWMSRNVSRREHVVISVHPHNDRGTAVAAAELALMAGADRVEGCLFGQGERTGNVDLVTLGMNLFSQGVDPQIDFSDIDEIRRTWEYCNQMEVHPRHPYVGDLVYTSFSGSHQDAIKKGFDAMEADAAAKGVTVDDIEWAVPYLPIDPKDVGRSYEAVIRVNSQSGKGGIAYVLKNDHKLDLPRRMQIEFSKLIQAKTDAEGGEVTGGAIWATFQDEYLPNPENPWGRIQVRNGQSTTDKDGVDTLTVEAEVDGVETTLVGTGNGPISAFFHALQGIGIDARLLDYQEHTMSEGASAQAASYIECAIDGKVIWGIGIDANTTRASLKAVVSAVNRAAR
- a CDS encoding M4 family metallopeptidase produces the protein MTTNGGFEPVFCTIVPPHLLDRLARSEDPALSGPARRTLLRDAHERGRRRVSAEFGLSAAPTTKAPADQPLRTLYDAGHKTDLPGTEVRAEGSEPGQDATVNRAYSGLGATFDLYLKAYGRHSIDGDGLPLDATVHYDENYGNAFWNGEQMVFGDGDGEIFLDFTLPIDVIGHELTHGVTQYTANLTYFGQPGALNESMSDVFGSLIKQYTLGQTATEADWLIGAGLLAPSVTGKALRSMKEPGSAYDDDVLGKDPQPATMDDYVRTGRDNGGVHINSGIPNHAFYLAATALGGYAWEKAGQVWYDALTGGELTERAFFGDFAKLTVKAARERFGDGGEELQAVEKAWEQVGVRIL